Proteins co-encoded in one Setaria viridis chromosome 9, Setaria_viridis_v4.0, whole genome shotgun sequence genomic window:
- the LOC117837928 gene encoding uncharacterized protein, whose protein sequence is MAEHAQGSRALLICLCLCLCLLLSSSEHLAMSMDLDDDDFFDDSFYDEVAPARRLYDERGLNVLNSNTSSNRSGAAFCRLLSLQILDLSNNQLTGELPDCWWEMQALQFMDLSNNSFSGQIPEAPPTHNCYLESLHLAGNGFTGVFPSVVQGCESLATLDIGNNQFSGTIPPWIGGEDRALKILRLRSNNFTGEIPPDLSKLPQLQLLDLANNGLTGPIPREFGKLTAMRNPIINSTGSLDGSTYQDRIDIIWKGQELIFQRILQLMTGIDLSGNSLSQCIPEEITNLEGLRFLNLSRNNLSCGIPKNIGSLNVLESLDLSLNELSGVIPVGLSNMVSLNTLNLSNNHLSGQIPTGNQLQTLNDPSIYSNNPGLCGPPLDIPCTNASPALDKKDGKDCDQWLYYCVIAGIVFGFWLWCGMILSIPKWRHSVFFFVDRMQYKVMLKLQPIDQYLSKEKSDPLL, encoded by the coding sequence ATGGCAGAGCACGCACAGGGCTCCCGAGCCCTTCTCATCTGCCTCTGCCTGTGCCTGTGCCTCCTCCTATCATCCTCGGAGCACCTGGCGATGAGCAtggacctcgacgacgacgacttctTCGACGACAGCTTCTACGACGAGGTGGCACCGGCACGGCGCCTATATGATGAACGAGGCCTCAACGTTCTGAACAGCAACACTTCCTCCAACAGGTCCGGTGCGGCCTTCTGCAGGCTGCTGTCGCTGCAGATACTGGACCTCTCCAACAACCAGCTCACCGGGGAGCTACCGGACTGCTGGTGGGAGATGCAGGCCTTGCAGTTCATGGACCTTTCCAACAACTCTTTCTCAGGTCAGATCCCTGAAGCCCCTCCGACCCACAACTGTTATCTCGAGTCGCTCCATCTTGCCGGCAATGGCTTCACCGGGGTCTTCCCATCGGTCGTCCAGGGCTGTGAATCTCTAGCCACTCTAGATATTGGGAACAACCAGTTCTCTGGTACAATTCCTCCCTGGATTGGAGGTGAAGATCGAGCTCTGAAAATTCTTAGACTTAGGTCGAACAATTTCACTGGTGAAATTCCTCCGGACTTATCGAAGCTTCCGCAGCTTCAGTTGCTAGACTTGGCCAACAACGGCTTGACAGGACCGATCCCAAGAGAGTTTGGGAAATTAACTGCCATGAGGAATCCGATAATTAATTCCACAGGATCGCTAGACGGGTCCACTTATCAGGATAGAATTGACATAATCTGGAAGGGGCAAGAGCTGATATTCCAAAGAATTCTTCAGCTCATGACGGGTATCGATTTGTCAGGCAATTCACTGTCTCAATGCATCCCAGAAGAGATAACCAATCTTGAAGGCCTTCGATTTCTAAACTTGTCAAGAAATAATCTGTCCTGCGGTATTCCTAAAAATATTGGTAGTTTGAATGTTCTTGAGTCCCTTGACCTCTCATTGAATGAACTGTCAGGAGTCATTCCTGTAGGCTTGAGTAATATGGTATCCCTCAATACATTGAATCTCTCAAACAACCATTTATCGGGGCAAATACCCACAGGGAATCAACTTCAGACCTTGAATGACCCATCGATTTACAGCAACAATCCTGGGCTCTGTGGACCTCCTTTGGATATTCCCTGCACAAATGCTTCACCTGCACTGGACAAGAAAGACGGTAAAGATTGTGACCAATGGCTGTACTACTGTGTGATTGCTGGAATTGTTTTTGGATTTTGGCTATGGTGTGGGATGATCCTTTCCATTCCAAAGTGGAGacattctgttttcttttttgttgaTCGCATGCAATACAAGGTTATGCTAAAGTTGCAGCCCATCGATCAATATCTTTCCAAAGAAAAGAGTGATCCACTTCTGTAG
- the LOC140221116 gene encoding putative transcriptional regulator tpeD, whose amino-acid sequence MRREVERCKELVERAKTRTVALPVAPSSANYNKKNKRGPASILEKSWTLQDRKHLDALIVRAMYSGGISFNFLRNPYFREAFAFACSHNLQGYTIPGYNRARESLLKQERRHIETLLESTKSTWPEKGVTICSDGWSNPQRRPIINFIAVSEKAPMFLRADNCDGEYKSKEYIAEKLRAIIDEVGRQNVVQIITDNAANCKGAGILIEAENDHIFWTPCVVHTLNLAMKNICEPKLPRTPTDEDMHVWGQLEFIHDVKVEASMIKNFIMNHGMHLSMFNEFSHLKLLSIAETRFASVVCMLKRFVEVKAALQHIVISDKWSIYKEDASTAQHVKEKILSDVWWGNVDYILRITTPIYDMIRFADTDTPCLHLIYEMWDSMIEKVKKEIYLYEGKEPNEESDLYSVIHDILIARWTKDFTATSGLKKVLVDYPPPHKNKEVSQMRMTCFKKFFHIPQELAKVKEEYSRFSSCSEEFNDPDSIHDRWAVSPMTWWTNHGQSVPLLMSLALKLLSQPASSSCCERNWSTYSFIHSVKRNALTPERAEDLVFVHSNMRHLSRRTDAYKTGETRMWDVGGDSFDSLSGVGLLEVADLSIDEPDLQTISFGLGDLEVESVEENEEIEEET is encoded by the exons ATGAGGAGGGAAGTGGAAAGGTGCAAGGAGCTGGTGGAAAGAGCAAAGACACGCACCGTTGCTTTGCCAGTAGCTCCTTCTTCAGCCAATTacaacaagaagaacaagaggGGACCTGCTTCTATATTGGAAAAATCTTGGACATTGCAAGACCGCAAGCACTTGGATGCTTTAATTGTTAGAGCAATGTATTCTGGAGGGATATCTTTCAACTTTTTGAGAAACCCATATTTTAGAGAAGCTTTTGCATTTGCTTGCAGCCACAATTTGCAAGGTTACACAATCCCTGGGTATAACAGGGCTAGGGAATCACTCCTGAAGCAAGAAAGAAGGCACATAGAGACTCTATTGGAGAGTACAAAGAGCACATGGCCAGAGAAAGGGGTCACAATCTGCAGTGATGGTTGGTCAAATCCTCAGAGGAGGCCAATCATCAACTTCATTGCTGTTTCTGAGAAAGCTCCAATGTTTTTGAGGGCTGACAATTGTGACGGAGAATACAAGTCAAAAGAATATATTGCTGAGAAGTTGAGGGCTATTATTGATGAAGTAGGTCGACAAAATGTGGTACAAATCATCACAGATAATGCTGCAAACTGCAAAGGTGCGGGTATTTTAATTGAAGCTGAAAATGATCACATATTTTGGACACCTTGTGTAGTGCATACTCTCAACCTTGCTATGAAAAATATATGTGAACCTAAACTGCCAAGGACACCTACTGATGAGGATATGCATGTTTGGGGACAACTAGAATTTATACATGATGTTAAAGTTGAGGCTAGTATGATCaagaatttcataatgaatcaTGGCATGCATCTTTCCATGTTCAATGAGTTCAGCCATTTGAAGTTGCTTTCTATTGCTGAAACAAGATTTGCATCAGTTGTATGTATGCTAAAACGGTTTGTTGAGGTAAAAGCAGCTCTCCAACACATAGTGATTAGTGACAAATGGAGCATCTACAAAGAGGATGCTTCAACTGCCCAACATGTAAAGGAAAAAATACTAAGTGATGTCTGGTGGGGCAATGTAGATTACATTCTTAGGATCACTACTCCTATCTATGATATGATACGCTTTGCGGACACCGACACCCCATGTCTTCACTTAATCTATGAGATGTGGGATTCAATGATTGAGAAAGTGAAGAAAGAGATATATCTGTATGAAGGGAAGGAACCAAATGAGGAGTCAGACCTCTACTCTGTTATTCATGATATATTGATTGCTAGGTGGACAAAAG ATTTTACAGCAACAAGTGGCTTGAAGAAGGTGCTGGTCGactacccccccccccacaaGAATAAGGAGGTATCACAAATGAGGATGACTTGCTTCAAGAAGTTCTTTCACATACCGCAAGAGTTGGCTAAAGTAAAGGAAGAATACTCAAGGTTTTCTAGTTGTTCAGAAGAATTCAATGATCCTGATTCTATACATGATAGATGGGCTGTTTCCCCAATGACTTGGTGGACAAATCATGGACAATCTGTCCCTCTATTGATGAGTTTGGCCTTAAAATTGCTGAGCCAACCggcctcctcttcttgctgtgaAAGAAACTGGAGCACATATAGCTTCATCCATAGTGTCAAGAGAAATGCCTTAACTCCTGAGCGGGCTGAAGATTTGGTCTTTGTGCACTCAAATATGAGGCATTTGTCAAGAAGAACTGATGCATACAAGACAGGAGAGACAAGGATGTGGGATGTCGGAGGAGATTCTTTTGATTCCCTTAGTGGTGTAGGTCTTCTTGAAGTTGCTGACCTCTCCATTGATGAGCCTGACTTGCAGACTATATCATTTGGATTGGgtgatcttgaggttgaaagTGTGGAGGAGAATGAGGAAATCGAGGAAGAAACTTGA